Proteins encoded together in one Lutra lutra chromosome 4, mLutLut1.2, whole genome shotgun sequence window:
- the LOC125096809 gene encoding LOW QUALITY PROTEIN: putative ALMS1-like protein (The sequence of the model RefSeq protein was modified relative to this genomic sequence to represent the inferred CDS: inserted 2 bases in 1 codon; substituted 1 base at 1 genomic stop codon) produces the protein MEGNEVVSKKTAGDVTSWSEEKIAEKRFLANYLGDKKFRKNKHSFYEGVSWFVPVENVKSGPKENLPQHHGPGICWFAPITNTKPWREPLWEQNWQGQHMDSHRALADSGREPPRLFVRATLQESLQFHRPDFISHSGERIKCLKLIVQERKLQNMLQSKREALFNTVREWQGRXDPVRPLLKRSFLDAXKNRPIGKKEMVQRSKWIYEQLPEVQRKRDEEKRRLEYKSYRLRAQLFKKKVTNQLLGRKVPWN, from the exons ATGGAGGGCAATGAGGTTGTCTCAAAGAAGACTGCTGG tgatGTGACTTCTTGGTCAGAAGAAAAAATAGCAGAGAAAAGATTTCTTGCCAACTATCTTGGGGACAAAAAGTTTAGGAAGAACAAGCACAGCTTCTATGAAGGAGTTTCATGGTTTGTTCCCGTGGAAAATGTGAAGTCCGGTCCTAAGGAAAACCTGCCCCAGCATCATGGCCCTGGTATCTGCTGGTTTGCACCAATAACCAACACCAAACCGTGGAGGGAACCACTGTGGGAACAGAACTGGCAGGGACAGCACATGGACAGCCACAGGGCACTAGCAGACTCAGGCAGAGAGCCACCAAGGCTGTTTGTGAGAGCCACGCTACAGGAATCCCTTCAGTTTCACAGACCTGACTTTATCTCCCACTCTGGGGAGCGGATAAAGTGTCTGAAGCTCATAGTCCAGGAGAGGAAGCTGCAGAACATGTTGCAGAGCAAGCGGGAGGCTCTGTTCAACACTGTGAGAGAATGGCAGGGCCG GGACCCTGTGCGCCCGCTTCTGAAAAGAAGCTTCCTGGATGCCTGAAAGAACAGGCctattgggaagaaagaaatggttcAGAGGTCTAAATGGATTTATGAGCAGCTTCCAGaagttcagagaaagagagacgaGGAGAAGAGGAGATTGGAATACAAGTCGTACCGGCTGCGAGCTCAGCTCTTCAAGAAGAAAGTGACCAATCAACTCTTGGGGAGAAAAGTTCCCTGGAACTGA